From the Glycine max cultivar Williams 82 chromosome 11, Glycine_max_v4.0, whole genome shotgun sequence genome, the window GGGGTGGTTCCTTTAGGTTTCAACCGCCAAGTGTACTTGTCGGGTCTAATGGGAAACCCTGATCTCTGTAGCCCCGTTATGAAAACCCTGCCTTCGTGCTCCAAACGCAGGCCGTTTTCTCTGCTTGCTATTGTCGTTTTAGTTTGCTGCGTTTCGCTCCTCGTGGGGTCCACGTTGTGGTTCCTGAAGAACAAGACGCGTGGTTATGGCTGCAAATCCAAGAAGAGCTCTTATATGTCAACCGCGTTTCAGAGAGTGGGGTTCAATGAAGAAGACATGGTTCCGAACTTAACCGGTAACAACGTGATTGGCACAGGGAGTTCGGGTCGGGTCTACAGAGTGAGGCTCAAGACGGGGCAAACGGTGGCGGTGAAGAAATTGTTTGGTGGCGCGCAAAAGCCTGACATGGAAATGGTGTTCAGGGCCGAGATTGAGAGTCTGGGAATGATTCGGCATGCAAATATTGTGAAACTGTTGTTTAGTTGCAGCGTTGAAGAGTTTAGGATATTGGTGTATGAGTACATGGAGAATGGGAGCTTAGGGGACGTATTGCATGGTGAGGACAAGTGTGGGTAGTTAGTGGATTGGTCTAGGAGAGTCGCAATTGCTGTGGGTGCGGCTCAGGGGTTGGCTTATTTGCACCATGATTCTGTGCCTGCTATTGTTCACAGAGACGTCAAGAGTAATAACATTTTGCTGGACCGTGAGTTTGTGCCCAGAGTAGCAGATTTTGGACTCGCTAAGACTTTGCAGCGTGAGGCCACCCAGGGTGCTATGTCCAGGGTTGCTGGATCATATGGTTACATTGCTCCAGGtcagttttcttttgtttttctccatatttatcaacaaaattttatagTAATGTTAGGGAGGGAATTTGCCGAGAGAACACATGCGTAAATTAGATTATTAGTTAGGACAAAAGCTACTTCAAATTAATATTGTTTCAACTCAGTCAATTTTCAACCCATAATCAATTCTTTTAAACATCTCAAGATTTAACTAAAACCGGATTAAATAGTAGTATTTCCATGTGACTTTAGATGATTCGATCAGAATCTTAACATGTATGAAAATGACTGAGATGGGTGTGAATGTGTAAAGGGAATGTGTACCTAATTGATTCTATTTCAGAGTATGCTTATACAGTAAAAGTGACTGAGAAGAGCGATGTCTATAGTTTTGGGATGGTGCTGATGGAATTGATCACGGGCAAGAGGCCTAATGATTTTCCATTTGGTGAGAACAAGGATATAGTGAAGTGGATCACTGAGACTGTTTTATCACCATCTCCTGAAAGAGGAAGTGGCAATATTGGGATAGGAAAAGATTATATTATGAGCCAGATTGTTGATCCGAGATTGAACCCAGTCACTTGTGATTATGAAGAGATAGAGAGGGTTTTGTATGTGGCCCTACTCTGCACCTCAGCGTTTCCCATTAATAGACCCTCAATGCGAAGGGTGGTTGAATTGCTCAAGGACCATAAACTGTCATGATGCTGTGTTGAGCTTCCCAAGCTCTGTCCACAAAAGGATCCCAAATTTTGCATTGCAGTGGCGATAAGCACCACATGAAAGCTATTGATGGCTGTGTATGCAAGAAAACTTAGTTAGGAGCAAATTTTGAGCATATTTATTATTAAGGATTGAATAGCTATATGAGTGGTTATTTAGTTGTTCATTGTATGTAAATCTTGTTGTATATATGATGGCACGTGAATCCTGTCTTTGATCAAAGTAAAAGTAAGTAGTGAATTCGAAAGCTATGTCACAGCCATACTATACTGAAAAAGAAATACCTTCCTGCAGGCTTTAGCATATCTTTGttttttctccctctttttctttATCCATTTTTGGAGCataactgtaaaaaaaaaaaaaaaaagttggctTGCATTCTTTTACAATAGCGTATCACTCATCTGATCCACATTTGATTCCAACGTTCATATGTCTAAGTATTACATTGTCACATTGGTACTTGACATATATGTCACAAGTTTAATTTTGGTAACCAAAATTGATCTGTTGGAATGTTTATTCAAGATAGCTACTAGACAGTAGATACTAGAGAGTTTGGAGTAACCCTTTGTTGGAGTGTTGACAGCAAGAGAGTTGCAATAATGTCGATACCTTTTATAGGGTGAATTTGCCTTCCTTCTTTCCTccctaaaaaaaagagagagtatGATTGCTTAGGTATGGCCGAATCTGTCTCTCTTATGTTTCCCTCATGAACGCTTGGTTTTCAAGCAAGGGTGATTCCACTACAAAAAGCTGCAGTTGTTGAAACGTGAAGGCAAGTGGGTATTGACTACTGATGGAGAAGGCCCATCTCACATGCGGTTCTGAAAAAATATGGAGAGTGGTTCTTTATTAGATTGATGATCCATCCATCTTTTGAAGTATTATGTGGGCATCCATCAGAAAAGCGATACAAACCAAGCCTTTGTCACAGGCTAACAGGTTCATAGCATGTGCTATGTAGACATTAAGGTAGGACAATTTTTTTCTACTTGACTTCGTGTCTACCATAATTGCCTGATCATGCAGcaatttcaattatgttttCCAAAAACATAGACAAGTAGAATCAATGGAGGGGTAATAAGAAGCTAATATCATAACCAATCAACATCTAAACAGaatatagataaaattatagaaaaatatactcctttagtatttttttcaagtattattcgaTGGTTTGAGGGGGAAAAAACAGTATTATCCCATGGAAAagatatatatttatcatatcatatatatgtTGGGTCAAAGACAGCAAGTTAAGCAATAGCACGCAAGTCAATAGCTTTATAAAGAACTTCAAACTGGTGTGTTTGCTGAGTTAATGACCTTTTAGTCCTCTTAATACATCCAAGAAGAAGAGCATCTGATTCCAAAATGCCAAGCACAAACAAGTAGCCAgggataaaattataaaaataaaaaaatgaatgcaaaaaTAACGGTTAATGTAGTTAAAATCTAATGTAACAGAGATAATAGTAAAACAGAGAGACAAATGCAAGCATAAAATGTAAATGCagataagataaaaacataCATTATATATGgataaaagaatatttcttACGCTGGGATTTTTCAGGCAGAATGTTAGATGGAAAAAGTAAAGGCTCGTGCTAAATACGCCTCCAtgattcaccaaaaaaataaaatacacttcTATGTTTGTTATGTAAGTTCTCCTTGTTTCTCTGTATAATTGGTAACAAGAGAAGAAAGGGAGGCTTCCTTACCAAACATGGATGTATATTTAGCGAGAGCCGATCAAGCCCAAATCACTCAATCATGCAAATCCATCCATTGTCCATAATACTTGCACCTAAAAAACAATTCCTTTTCATTTCACAATCTGGTAGCGTACATCTTGTTGAGGCTTTTTAATAATTCTATATGCTACACAAAGTTTTGCCTAAACGAATCTAAGTAATAACTAACCAGGCCTCTGCAATTGGTGTAAATGCTCTTGTGTATCTAAGTTAAAACCACTTTTTAAGTTGAACTTAAATGCTCTTGCTAATCTTGTGAATAATGAGAgaatatctatttattattatgtgagTCATGCCATATGTTATACAGCCTTTTTTCGTGACAATAAATCAATAATGACATCAAAGGCAAATCAATAGAAAAAGTTAACTTGAGATGGAAGGAATTCTTCTTTACGTGAAGAATGTATTATTGATATATGTCTCTAATAAAAGGATTCGAGTCCTTTCTATttcatttgaaagaaaaaaggacacctctttcttttttagatCATATTTCTTTCTTGAATAGTAAGACAtaatttttgttgataaaataatgatatttttttatgaatatagatttataataattataaaattcactGCTAGTTATTACATTAATAGAATGGTACCCTTTCATTTCAAGAAAACCACACACTCTTCTTGAGGTTGATTTAATAAaaggatattaattttttagcttataaaaaataatataaaggataattttagataaataattcaATTGAACACTTATTCAATAAGTATTTATGTTGTAAGCAATTATATACaagttattttcataattaataaaataaaagggatcaaaatattagtaaaattgtaatgaactattattttttagcatattcaaattattttaaactagaTCTAAGAAtctaattatgaaaattataggAGATTTATTAACCGATTGACAAGTATACCAATTTTGTAACAAGTAGTAAAGTATTTGACTCAGAAATTTGAGCGTTgatagagataaaataaaacaaaagataaaataagatgaataaaatataagattagaTAAAATTTGAAGTAGAGAAggcaagaggaaaaaaaaaaaaacaatagcttTAATGTTAAGAGTCTCTTCAGGATAAGATAATGTTGACCCTTGGTATGCCAAAACTACTCATGTAATTAATTTCCACTGGTATGTTAAACTATCCTATTTTTAGTTTCCCGCACAGACCTAGTTTTATTATGTGggcaaaataaatatcaatatatttctAGCATTGAATTTATTAAgatatcttaaataaatatttttaaatatacttttaatatatttttattataaaaataacttatatttaaCGAATATTAAAGATTTCATTAGAAATTTTTGGGATAGATGTATTAAACCTGAAAAAGGATCCATGTTATAATTCTAGCAacgtaaataaataatagtattttgcatattattaaaaaaatgtagttatttgattttgaaacagataaaaaaacattaacttgattttgaaatttgaaacccattcaaattcaaataaataaatgtaataaaattcaaattaaacccCAAATAAATAGTTGTAACAGTATGTGCGAATCTTAATGGAGTAATTAAGAAATAAGGTATAGTACGTTAGGTTGCAATTGCATAAAGCATCGACGTGGAGATGGATGAGTTACATTGGGCGCGTGAAAAGTGGAGGAAAGAAGGGTAAAATTGGACGGCAATAAAGTTTGAGTTAACGTTTCCCGATGacatgaaaagaaagaatacaAGTTAAGTGTTAACCGCggtaaagttatattttttacccGTCTCCATAGTCCACCCATGATCACATTCACAACCACACCTATAAAAGAACGAAAGCCAAACAGAGAAACGGATCATTGGACCAGAGAAGCGTCTTAATAAACGCTAACCTCTGTACCATTCTTCTTCTTAAAAATGAGAGAGTGCATTTCCATCCACATTGGCCAGGCCGGCATTCAGGTCGGAAATGCTTGCTGGGAGCTTTATTGCCTCGAGCATGCCATTCAGGTTCCCAATTTCAATACATTCATTCATTATTATCTCCATCCCCCTTACTAGTTACTACATACTTGCATGAATCTTGAACCATTTCACATTCAACATATCACTATTGCTCATCATTTGGCCACAAAATCCATATCTGTTTCGGATATTACTAATCAACCAACGCATAATATGacgttagttttttttttctttaactaatttataatttatgattcgAATTCTTTGCTGTTTATGATCAATTTAGCGTTCATCTACGTTGATCTAACGTTCTGCCATTCGCAATATACAGCCATACCTTGGTAACCATCttcagtttaaaaaaaataaaaatctatgaGCATGCTTTGTAGCTAATTTAAAAAGAGTCCTTGGATGTTGAGCATTACTGTGTTATTTTTTAGGCTGATGGGCAGATGCCGAGTGATAAGACCATAGGTGGTGGTGACGATGCTTTCAACACCTTCTTCAGCGAGACCGGTGCCGGAAAGCACGTGCCTCGTGCAGTTTTCGTGGATCTCGAGCCCACTGTCATTGATGAAATCAGAACTGGCACATACCGCCAATTGTTCCATCCTGAGCAGCTCATCAGTGGAAAGGAAGATGCAGCAAACAACTTCGCTCGTGGCCATTATACTAGTACTGTTTTTTCCCCATTTCAAAAATTGTGCCTTTTCTTTGATTGTGTAATAAGTAattaacagtttttttttttcttatggtgATCTCTCAATTCAGTTGGGAAGGAGATAGTTGATCTTTGCTTGGATCGTATCAGAAAGCTTGCGGACAACTGCACTGGTCTCCAGGGTTTTCTGGTTTTTAATGCCGTTGGTGGTGGCACTGGTTCGGGTCTTGGATCCCTTCTCTTGGAACGGCTTTCCGTAGATTATGGCAAGAAATCCAAGCTGGGTTTCACTGTCTATCCTTCACCACAAGTTTCAACCTCTGTTGTTGAGCCTTACAACAGTGTCCTTTCCACCCATTCCCTTTTGGAGCACACTGATGTTGCCGTGCTACTTGATAACGAAGCCATATATGATATTTGCAGGCGTTCCCTTGACATTGAGAGACCCACTTACACTAACCTTAACCGCTTAGTTTCTCAGGTTTGCGTTTCTTCAACACTTATAAGTTGAAACAAACTCTGCAATATCATTTTACGAGTCTACCATCAATTTAGTCCTTCAAGTATTACCCTCtttctcaaataatttttaaattaatgaaattatgtaAGTTGTTCCTAAAGTATTGATTATTGAATATCTATCAATTTTGTCCTATGTTATATTTTACTAATGTCTAAGGACcaatttgaaggatttttcaagaCTTGGGAGACTATTTAAGACAAAAGAGTAAAACTTTagggatgaaaaaaaattgatggttTATTATCCGGTTTTATGACATGTGATCGATATGGCTTCTTTATGATCATATTTTCAGGTGATATCATCACTGACTGCATCTCTGAGATTTGATGGTGCCCTGAATGTGGATGTTACTGAGTTCCAGACTAACCTGGTACCATATCCGAGGATTCACTTCATGCTTTCATCCTATGCTCCCGTGATTTCAGCAGAGAAGGCATACCATGAACAGCTTTCAGTTGCAGAGATCACAAACAGCGCGTTTGAGCCATCCTCTATGATGGCCAAGTGCGACCCTCGCCACGGCAAGTACATGGCTTGTTGTCTGATGTACAGAGGCGATGTGGTTCCTAAAGATGTTAATGCAGCCGTAGCCATTATCAAGACAAAACGCACCATCCAATTTGTTGATTGGTGTCCCACTGGGTTCAAGTGTGGCATAAATTATCAGCCTCCAACAGTTGTTCCAGGGGGAGATCTTGCCAAGGTGCAAAGAGCAGTGTGCATGATCTCCAACTCCACTAGTGTTGCTGAGGTTTTCTCACGCATTGACCACAAATTTGACCTTATGTATGCCAAGAGAGCGTTTGTGCACTGGTATGTTGGTGAGGGCATGGAAGAGGGTGAGTTCTCTGAGGCTCGTGAAGATCTTGCTGCCCTTGAGAAGGATTATGAGGAGGTCGGAGCAGAGGCTAATGAAGGTGATGAAGGAGAGGATGGAGATGAGTATTGATTAGGGAGTTACTTTTTCGTGATGGGGTTCTTTTATGTACTTTCCTTGGCTTTATTTTGTAAGTTGTTGCCATATATGCTTGCTGTTATCTGCATGAATGGTTTGTCCATTTGATGGAGCTTGTTCTGTCCCAGCACTAAATAATTTCAATGACATGATTGTGGCGCTTTAGTTAAAATTGAAAGGTTTATGCGCAGTAATTTGATTGTCTTTGTGATTGCGGAGCTTAATTCTGTCTGattgcatttgaaaaaaaaaagtataaaaacttACATCATGGATTGCATTTGAAATCTATAGTTTTATAGCTATTGTTTGACCTATTCtcctttgagttttttttttttgaaaggattcTCCTAGAGTTTGATCTCTATAATTTGAGTAATAGAAGTTTGTATTCAAGGATTATCTAAGTTACTTAGATGAAACTCAAAGAGTAATATAAATAATGCCTAAGAAATTGCATTTGAAAGAAAactaaacataaatataattctACAACtgctatttgtgtttttttcaaTTAGAATTGGAGTTTAATTTAAGTATAATAAAAACTTATGCAAGTTATTGGTGTGTGGATCCTCTACATACAGCAGTGGTACCTCTGCAACAGTGATCCTAGCCATCCAATGGTTACTAAAaatgaaagtataaaataaatagttgatTATGAGTGGTTGATATGTGGCTGTAGAGGCTGCAGG encodes:
- the LOC100785622 gene encoding tubulin alpha-2 chain, with the protein product MRECISIHIGQAGIQVGNACWELYCLEHAIQADGQMPSDKTIGGGDDAFNTFFSETGAGKHVPRAVFVDLEPTVIDEIRTGTYRQLFHPEQLISGKEDAANNFARGHYTIGKEIVDLCLDRIRKLADNCTGLQGFLVFNAVGGGTGSGLGSLLLERLSVDYGKKSKLGFTVYPSPQVSTSVVEPYNSVLSTHSLLEHTDVAVLLDNEAIYDICRRSLDIERPTYTNLNRLVSQVISSLTASLRFDGALNVDVTEFQTNLVPYPRIHFMLSSYAPVISAEKAYHEQLSVAEITNSAFEPSSMMAKCDPRHGKYMACCLMYRGDVVPKDVNAAVAIIKTKRTIQFVDWCPTGFKCGINYQPPTVVPGGDLAKVQRAVCMISNSTSVAEVFSRIDHKFDLMYAKRAFVHWYVGEGMEEGEFSEAREDLAALEKDYEEVGAEANEGDEGEDGDEY